In candidate division KSB1 bacterium, one DNA window encodes the following:
- the mtnA gene encoding S-methyl-5-thioribose-1-phosphate isomerase: MEIRTIEWKQNCVRIIDQTRLPLEEVYLDIYDYRELAQAIKQLRIRGAPAIGIAGAFGVCLGAIEYALLDRAAFDQQINRVIDDLAGTRPTAVNLFWALNRMRKAIESNRDDLPARLIERLIEEANRILEEDRETCRQIGLHGAALLADGDTVLTHCNAGALATGGIGTALGVIYTAVAQGKRIKVYADETRPLLQGARLTAWELSRSGINVTLICDNMAAWIMQQHMIQAILVGADRIAANGDVANKIGTYNLAVLAKHHGIPFYVVAPTSTFDLTLKSGAEIPIEQRDGAELSQPFGQRVTPEGVGIYNPAFDVTPGHLINAIICERGIIRPPYRL, translated from the coding sequence ATGGAGATCCGCACCATCGAATGGAAGCAGAACTGTGTCAGGATTATTGATCAAACCCGATTGCCGCTCGAGGAAGTCTATCTGGATATTTATGATTATCGAGAATTGGCTCAGGCGATAAAGCAATTGCGCATCCGAGGAGCTCCCGCGATCGGAATCGCTGGGGCATTTGGTGTTTGTCTGGGAGCAATTGAATATGCCTTACTGGATCGTGCTGCGTTCGATCAGCAGATCAATCGAGTGATTGATGATTTGGCGGGGACTCGGCCCACGGCGGTAAATTTGTTTTGGGCGCTGAATCGGATGAGAAAAGCGATCGAATCAAATAGAGACGATCTGCCTGCTCGCTTGATCGAGCGCCTAATTGAGGAGGCTAATCGAATCTTGGAGGAAGATCGGGAGACCTGTCGCCAGATCGGCTTGCATGGCGCAGCGTTGCTGGCCGATGGAGATACGGTGCTCACTCATTGTAATGCTGGAGCATTGGCGACTGGGGGGATCGGGACGGCTCTCGGGGTGATTTATACAGCGGTGGCACAAGGCAAGCGGATCAAAGTTTATGCGGATGAGACGCGGCCCTTATTACAAGGCGCGCGGCTGACGGCGTGGGAACTGAGCCGCTCTGGCATCAATGTCACACTGATCTGCGATAACATGGCCGCCTGGATCATGCAGCAGCACATGATTCAGGCAATTTTGGTAGGAGCAGATCGGATTGCAGCCAATGGCGACGTCGCCAATAAGATCGGTACCTATAACCTGGCGGTGCTGGCAAAACATCATGGCATCCCGTTTTATGTGGTAGCACCTACTTCTACTTTTGATCTTACGTTGAAATCTGGAGCCGAAATCCCCATCGAACAACGGGATGGCGCAGAACTTTCTCAGCCTTTCGGCCAGCGCGTGACGCCGGAAGGAGTGGGGATCTATAACCCAGCGTTCGATGTGACCCCTGGTCATCTAATCAATGCCATTATTTGTGAGCGAGGGATTATCCGTCCGCCTTATCGGCTGTAG
- a CDS encoding tetratricopeptide repeat protein: MKRVYGIFALITVLMSVLMLFGCRSKEVESALIYINQQNDWDKAMEQLEQAVQINPNDLEAHVYLVEGYGRRGEYQKMNEHYEAAMKLMQGPKANPKFIEKMENDRDRFWRESFNKGVNNVKAENLEESAKNFQDCIVIFPERPEAYRNLGYVNLQKGDLQEAIKNYLEVIRINPKDTETMADLGRLYIRAEQYDKTIEMMNKILEIDSLNVDAIAQKAMAYDYMGQSDQAFAAYEEALSKRPNDTDLLFNLGRLYFLKDDYEKAIECFKKVVEINPNDFESNLNIGNAYLSLAQNVLKAEREMDPRQLEKIPVAVIKAKKEKETEYFRAAIPYLEKAVELKPDDPVVWNNLGVAYTNVGMVEKGQEAFDRSEALQK; the protein is encoded by the coding sequence ATGAAACGCGTTTATGGAATCTTTGCTTTAATCACCGTTTTAATGTCGGTCTTGATGCTCTTTGGTTGTCGTTCGAAAGAAGTGGAATCAGCGCTAATTTATATCAATCAGCAGAACGACTGGGATAAAGCGATGGAGCAATTGGAGCAGGCTGTCCAAATTAATCCCAACGATTTGGAAGCGCATGTGTACTTGGTGGAGGGATATGGCCGTCGCGGTGAGTATCAAAAAATGAATGAGCACTATGAAGCAGCGATGAAGTTAATGCAAGGCCCCAAGGCCAATCCAAAATTCATCGAAAAAATGGAAAATGATCGAGATCGATTTTGGAGGGAGTCTTTCAATAAGGGCGTCAATAATGTGAAGGCAGAAAATTTGGAAGAATCGGCCAAAAATTTCCAGGATTGTATCGTCATTTTCCCAGAGAGGCCTGAGGCATATCGAAATCTCGGATACGTCAATTTGCAGAAGGGAGATCTCCAAGAGGCGATTAAAAATTATTTAGAAGTGATTCGGATCAATCCGAAAGATACGGAAACCATGGCAGACTTAGGCCGATTGTACATTCGAGCGGAGCAATACGATAAGACGATCGAAATGATGAACAAAATTTTGGAAATCGATTCCTTAAATGTGGATGCAATTGCGCAGAAAGCCATGGCCTATGATTATATGGGCCAATCAGATCAGGCTTTTGCTGCCTACGAGGAGGCATTGAGCAAACGGCCTAATGATACCGATTTGCTATTCAACTTGGGCCGATTATATTTTCTTAAAGATGATTACGAAAAGGCAATCGAATGTTTCAAAAAGGTTGTGGAGATCAATCCGAATGACTTTGAATCAAATTTGAACATCGGAAATGCCTATTTAAGCCTGGCACAAAATGTGCTGAAAGCTGAACGAGAGATGGATCCTCGCCAATTGGAAAAGATCCCAGTTGCGGTAATCAAAGCGAAAAAGGAAAAAGAGACTGAGTACTTTAGAGCTGCCATCCCTTATTTGGAAAAAGCTGTGGAGCTGAAACCGGATGATCCTGTTGTGTGGAACAACCTGGGAGTTGCTTACACCAATGTTGGTATGGTGGAAAAGGGACAGGAAGCGTTTGATCGATCCGAAGCATTGCAAAAATAG
- a CDS encoding isoprenyl transferase has protein sequence MKLLVDEENELKQTILNLGNIPVHVAIIMDGNGRWAKARNLTRLKGHEEGINSVRAVVEACGELGIEILTLYTFSRENWRRPKSEISGLWRLLIQTIRNEVPELKKNNVRLQVIGVMDELPRVVCEGIEYAVNQLKDNTGLLVNLALNYSSRDEITRAVRQIARKVSRGEIKPAEINEQLISDHLFTANLPDPDLVIRTSGEQRISNFLLWQIAYSELYITNVLWPDFRKKEFYQTILCYQQRERRFGMISEQVRMGFKPQLAYASS, from the coding sequence ATGAAATTGTTGGTGGATGAAGAGAATGAGCTCAAACAAACGATCTTGAATTTGGGAAATATTCCCGTCCATGTGGCCATCATTATGGATGGCAATGGTCGTTGGGCAAAGGCGAGAAATCTAACTCGGCTAAAAGGACATGAGGAAGGCATTAATTCAGTCCGGGCTGTGGTCGAAGCTTGTGGCGAATTGGGGATTGAAATCCTGACGCTTTATACTTTCTCCCGTGAGAATTGGCGTCGACCTAAATCTGAGATCTCTGGCTTGTGGCGTTTATTGATTCAAACGATCCGAAATGAAGTTCCAGAATTGAAAAAGAACAACGTTCGGCTTCAGGTAATTGGAGTCATGGACGAGCTGCCGCGCGTGGTATGTGAAGGGATCGAGTACGCAGTCAATCAGCTCAAAGATAACACGGGCTTGCTTGTAAATTTGGCTTTGAATTATAGCAGCCGGGATGAAATCACCCGAGCTGTGCGCCAAATTGCTCGAAAAGTCAGCCGGGGCGAGATAAAGCCAGCCGAGATCAATGAGCAGCTCATCAGTGATCACTTGTTTACTGCAAATCTGCCCGATCCCGATCTAGTCATCCGCACCAGCGGCGAGCAACGAATTAGCAATTTCCTGCTTTGGCAAATTGCATATTCAGAGCTCTACATCACAAATGTACTATGGCCCGATTTCAGGAAAAAAGAATTTTATCAGACGATACTATGCTATCAGCAAAGGGAACGACGGTTTGGCATGATCAGCGAGCAAGTTCGCATGGGATTTAAGCCGCAATTGGCGTACGCGAGCTCATAA
- a CDS encoding translocation/assembly module TamB has translation MRARRWILVISLLVAFTALVIYHGWNLFKINERIKSYVLEQLRPVLGAGIQIQKLDMSLGAVHFKGVTFQNDDVLIKIQDIRIGFNFTQLIKNKIRLHHIPHDVLLIQPELVFLRNPLMHRSQLPADISEASVKTGNFWTEITAIDFLKRITLSRGKIGYLDSLTHQNLLLAKDLNGWLSSSDSGSISIRFVGKLFRSDNYNLLLNGMFNVTQQSLDWLDATITNFEWKDRIPLIVPDVIDISRGRFNAAFALRKNVNGPYPFHLLGTVSLTDGAIHIAKRGLYFDEIQLHANLKQNDFVIDQAECRLNGSRVVIEGQLKNIFAPILDFTLSADEFDWQENMRRLSPGSQVRLRGKSQFVLKITDHLSNPVVTGQIWSQQIMLHDFKFQDVRARLIFDGTGLGLDELTFYQNGFTIYGHGRLFLSDSISKIALSLSGDGSFPILFPSLSNNHSKFTIQASGDFSELSGKLMSQLQLAKESPDPIHISGNFKLAQKSLVYDLRCLEFPCRVDGMVAFDGQHPNIQIQLNDVHRLIYHLPELRWVQKILNYKNSSVQIQKERSGWKINGNFIWPEISHRVAMLNCRINPNIGQLQALADFDVESNGERFHGQLDAFKTREKWQIRSLGIDDLFEANIQIHLTGPKQIAGKLHFLDFSLSRFARLISREGYRVNSGRVQGDISIAGQVDNIELGGKIDFNEIRVNEIGSYHGICAFQLVDRVLKLVNFVIHRDGTEIFHSHGEYSFATNQLDFDCIADHIDLNTMTTILFNESGIIGGKGRFQIKLKGDGHRPNWWGTIDVKDGKLGPFGFNTAQFELAPSDSVIVQKMPFNGIMFKKIYIARVGEFELTGNGHIPFPGSIPMDINLEGRGNILALLPDLTSFFKKTASDSRWSLTISGRPNNITISRAKLDLTQGYLRLGDVAPEINNIVANLELEQDGFLNVKSITGKIKGREFSIRNMRVDSLRFEESMTPFTIPELGLSFGVFAIKTSAKGIPLHIPALMEKGEVGQFVLSGKTDHQPFLIAGPLERPLVQGKIILNNVNFTFPFLVSEAEDTSRVDPVVEVLTQINWNVRALVGKDAHYQRQIPSGVDRVYVDLILDAGVGGLDFKGVIKDRTFGVTGSVESSRGNIEYLDLDFEVVKAGAEFDMDVSAKGEVEFDKSSLLPIVYGEGRTTVTDSTGYPYYIYLTLLTVDKETGQTLKRGRLGEVVFQLSADNPNLGHSEGELLASLGYSLSNMPKVATDIIGISADNLIFRPLFRPFERQLERALGLDIVRFSSRLTRNLIEMNLNNEQNWLYDSRLFLLRSTKLILGKYLAQRLFLLYTGQLEAGMHYRYEQEGLGLHHTLGLEYRINPNLLLEMQYDYNSLLLWQKEDKRIMLRHSFPF, from the coding sequence ATGCGCGCAAGACGATGGATTCTGGTCATTTCTCTTTTGGTGGCTTTCACCGCGCTGGTCATCTACCATGGCTGGAACTTGTTTAAAATTAATGAGCGGATCAAAAGCTACGTATTAGAGCAGCTGCGGCCGGTGCTCGGGGCTGGAATCCAAATCCAAAAACTGGATATGTCGCTGGGGGCCGTACATTTCAAAGGTGTGACCTTTCAGAATGACGATGTCTTGATTAAAATTCAAGACATCAGAATCGGGTTTAATTTTACACAATTGATCAAAAACAAAATTCGGCTACACCATATTCCTCACGATGTGCTGTTAATTCAGCCAGAGCTTGTTTTCCTGCGCAATCCATTGATGCATCGTTCGCAATTGCCAGCAGATATTTCAGAGGCTTCCGTTAAAACAGGAAATTTTTGGACCGAAATCACAGCAATCGATTTTCTCAAGCGGATCACCCTGTCGCGCGGCAAAATTGGGTACCTCGATTCGTTAACTCATCAGAATCTATTGCTCGCAAAGGATCTCAACGGATGGCTTAGCAGCAGCGATAGTGGATCAATCTCCATTCGTTTCGTCGGCAAACTGTTTCGCTCTGATAACTATAATCTCTTGTTGAATGGAATGTTCAATGTCACTCAGCAATCTTTGGATTGGCTCGATGCGACCATCACGAATTTCGAGTGGAAAGATCGAATCCCCCTGATCGTTCCTGATGTCATTGATATCTCAAGAGGTCGGTTTAATGCTGCATTCGCTTTGCGAAAAAATGTGAACGGGCCCTATCCATTTCATCTTTTAGGGACGGTTTCGCTGACCGATGGGGCGATCCATATCGCCAAACGAGGGCTCTATTTTGATGAGATTCAGCTTCATGCCAATCTAAAGCAGAACGATTTTGTTATCGATCAAGCTGAGTGCCGATTGAACGGATCGAGAGTGGTCATTGAAGGTCAGTTGAAGAATATCTTTGCGCCAATCCTCGATTTCACTTTGAGTGCTGACGAATTTGATTGGCAAGAAAATATGCGGCGTCTGAGCCCAGGCTCCCAAGTGCGTCTACGTGGCAAATCACAATTTGTTCTAAAGATCACTGATCATTTGTCGAACCCCGTAGTGACAGGCCAAATCTGGTCTCAGCAAATAATGCTTCATGATTTCAAGTTCCAAGACGTCAGGGCTAGGTTAATATTCGACGGTACTGGACTTGGGCTCGATGAGCTCACTTTTTATCAGAATGGTTTTACCATTTATGGACACGGCCGACTCTTTTTATCTGATTCGATTTCCAAGATAGCTCTCTCGCTCTCTGGAGATGGTTCATTTCCGATCCTTTTCCCATCTTTGTCCAACAATCACAGCAAGTTTACAATTCAAGCCAGTGGTGACTTTTCAGAATTGTCTGGTAAGCTTATGAGCCAGTTACAACTGGCTAAAGAATCACCTGATCCAATTCATATCAGCGGCAATTTTAAGTTGGCACAAAAGAGTTTAGTATATGACTTGCGATGTCTTGAATTTCCTTGTCGGGTTGATGGGATGGTTGCTTTTGATGGTCAACATCCCAATATCCAGATCCAGTTGAACGATGTTCATCGTTTGATTTACCATCTGCCGGAATTGAGGTGGGTCCAGAAAATCCTAAATTATAAAAATAGCAGTGTGCAAATTCAAAAGGAACGATCAGGTTGGAAGATAAATGGTAATTTCATCTGGCCAGAGATTTCGCATCGGGTTGCCATGTTGAATTGTCGGATCAACCCAAACATTGGGCAATTGCAAGCTCTTGCTGACTTTGATGTGGAGAGCAATGGAGAGCGATTTCATGGTCAGTTGGATGCGTTCAAAACTCGGGAAAAATGGCAGATTCGTTCTCTGGGGATTGATGATTTGTTTGAGGCCAATATCCAGATCCACTTAACTGGTCCAAAGCAGATCGCTGGCAAATTGCATTTCCTTGATTTTTCCCTGAGCAGATTTGCTAGATTGATTAGCCGCGAAGGGTATCGGGTTAATAGCGGTCGGGTTCAGGGCGATATCTCTATTGCTGGTCAAGTCGACAATATCGAGCTGGGTGGCAAAATCGATTTTAATGAGATTCGGGTGAATGAGATCGGTTCCTACCACGGTATTTGTGCATTTCAACTGGTCGATCGGGTGTTAAAATTGGTGAATTTTGTGATTCACCGAGACGGAACAGAAATTTTCCACAGTCATGGAGAATACTCCTTCGCAACGAATCAATTGGATTTCGATTGCATTGCAGACCACATTGACCTGAACACGATGACTACGATTTTATTCAATGAATCTGGGATCATTGGAGGAAAAGGACGCTTTCAAATCAAACTAAAAGGCGATGGACATCGTCCTAACTGGTGGGGGACAATCGATGTGAAAGATGGTAAGCTTGGTCCGTTTGGGTTTAACACGGCTCAGTTCGAGTTAGCACCATCGGATTCTGTCATAGTGCAAAAAATGCCATTTAATGGAATAATGTTTAAAAAAATCTATATTGCTCGTGTCGGTGAATTTGAGCTTACTGGGAATGGTCATATTCCATTTCCTGGGTCAATCCCGATGGATATTAACCTTGAGGGGCGGGGGAATATTTTGGCCTTGTTGCCAGATTTAACGTCGTTCTTTAAAAAGACAGCCAGTGACAGCCGCTGGAGCTTGACCATTAGTGGTCGTCCCAACAATATCACGATTTCGCGGGCGAAACTCGATCTAACGCAAGGATATCTGCGATTGGGCGACGTTGCTCCAGAGATCAACAATATCGTCGCTAACCTGGAATTGGAACAGGACGGGTTTTTAAATGTTAAATCTATAACCGGAAAAATTAAAGGCAGAGAGTTTTCTATCCGAAACATGCGAGTGGATTCGCTACGCTTCGAAGAATCGATGACGCCCTTCACCATTCCTGAGCTCGGTTTGAGCTTTGGTGTTTTTGCCATCAAAACTTCCGCTAAGGGGATTCCGCTGCATATTCCAGCGTTGATGGAAAAAGGCGAGGTTGGTCAATTCGTGCTCAGTGGTAAAACAGATCATCAGCCGTTTTTGATCGCTGGCCCGTTGGAGCGACCTTTGGTGCAGGGCAAAATCATTCTGAATAATGTCAATTTCACCTTTCCATTTTTGGTGAGTGAAGCTGAAGACACCAGCCGGGTCGATCCTGTGGTCGAGGTACTGACCCAAATCAATTGGAATGTGAGGGCCCTGGTTGGCAAAGATGCGCATTATCAACGCCAGATCCCCAGCGGCGTCGATCGCGTCTATGTCGACCTCATTCTCGACGCTGGCGTCGGTGGGTTGGATTTCAAGGGAGTTATTAAAGATAGGACCTTTGGGGTGACAGGAAGCGTAGAATCGTCGCGCGGGAATATTGAATATCTGGACTTGGATTTCGAAGTAGTCAAAGCTGGCGCCGAGTTCGATATGGATGTATCGGCTAAAGGAGAAGTAGAGTTCGATAAAAGTTCTTTGTTGCCGATCGTGTACGGTGAAGGCCGGACCACAGTCACAGATTCGACTGGCTATCCGTATTATATCTATCTGACATTATTAACCGTTGATAAAGAGACCGGGCAGACGTTAAAGCGGGGCCGATTGGGCGAGGTCGTGTTTCAACTGTCGGCTGATAACCCGAATCTGGGTCACTCCGAAGGGGAACTCTTGGCTTCGTTGGGGTATTCCCTCTCCAATATGCCGAAGGTTGCCACCGATATCATCGGTATCAGTGCGGACAACCTGATCTTTCGGCCATTATTTCGGCCCTTCGAACGGCAGTTGGAGCGAGCGCTCGGTCTTGACATCGTCCGCTTCAGCTCGCGATTGACGCGGAATCTGATCGAAATGAATCTCAATAATGAACAGAACTGGCTTTACGATTCCAGATTGTTTTTGCTCCGGAGCACCAAGTTGATTCTGGGCAAATATCTGGCACAGCGACTTTTTTTGCTCTACACTGGTCAATTGGAAGCTGGAATGCATTATCGCTACGAGCAGGAAGGCCTGGGACTGCATCACACGCTTGGATTAGAGTATCGCATTAATCCAAATCTTCTTTTGGAAATGCAATATGACTACAATAGCCTGTTGCTGTGGCAGAAAGAGGATAAACGGATCATGCTCCGGCATTCGTTCCCATTTTAG